In one Melaminivora jejuensis genomic region, the following are encoded:
- a CDS encoding 16S rRNA (uracil(1498)-N(3))-methyltransferase, with the protein MPRFHCPVPLRAGSQIELPATAARHVQVLRLQPGDALTLFDGSGGQWSATVARMGRAEVLVDIGQHQAIEREAARAVHLVVGMPANERMDWLVEKATELGAASIQPVAAARSVIKLSGERAARRQGHWQAIAVAACEQCGRNRIPTVHAPLPLADWLRQQAAQAGADSTAPGARLVLSLQAGSQPLLHAAAGAAAVWVLHGPEGGLAPQEEQTALAHGFAPASLGARVLRAETAALAAVSVLTLATL; encoded by the coding sequence ATGCCGCGCTTTCATTGCCCCGTGCCGCTGCGTGCCGGCAGCCAGATCGAACTGCCGGCGACGGCAGCGCGCCATGTCCAGGTGCTGCGCCTGCAGCCAGGCGACGCGCTGACGCTGTTCGACGGCAGCGGCGGCCAGTGGAGCGCCACGGTGGCGCGCATGGGCCGCGCCGAGGTGCTGGTGGACATCGGCCAGCACCAGGCCATCGAGCGCGAGGCGGCGCGCGCCGTGCATCTGGTGGTCGGGATGCCAGCCAACGAGCGCATGGACTGGCTGGTGGAAAAGGCCACCGAGCTGGGCGCAGCCAGCATCCAGCCGGTGGCCGCCGCGCGCAGCGTGATCAAGCTGTCCGGCGAGCGCGCGGCGCGCCGGCAGGGGCACTGGCAGGCCATCGCCGTGGCCGCCTGCGAGCAGTGCGGGCGCAACCGCATCCCCACCGTCCACGCGCCGCTGCCGCTGGCCGATTGGCTGCGCCAGCAGGCGGCCCAGGCTGGCGCAGACAGCACAGCACCTGGAGCGCGCCTGGTGCTGTCACTGCAGGCCGGCAGCCAGCCCCTGCTGCACGCGGCCGCCGGCGCCGCCGCCGTGTGGGTGCTGCACGGCCCCGAGGGCGGCCTGGCGCCGCAGGAAGAGCAGACCGCGCTGGCGCACGGCTTCGCCCCGGCCAGTCTGGGCGCGCGCGTGCTGCGCGCCGAAACGGCGGCGCTGGCAGCGGTCAGCGTATTGACACTGGCGACGCTGTAG
- a CDS encoding aminoglycoside phosphotransferase family protein has product MRSALPCPGLCSRRRTRPVHWDDPARAQAFAQWLAPLAAAHGLLPDSLRPASSDASFRRYLRVDAQGGSFIAMDAPPQLEDCRPFVHVQALMQSAGLRVPQILAWDQAQGFMLLTDVGRQTVIERLDERDPQAAHAWYLQAVDVLLDWQRASRDGALPPCDEALLRRELQLFPDWYMTRHRSAAPSDAQQAVLARSFDAIVRDNLAAPRVFVHRDFMMRNLMVGADGRLAVLDFQDAVLGPITYDIASLLRDAFISWDEEFVIDITVRYWDKARRAGLLGAASSSGFGADFGEFYRAVDWMALQRHLKVAGIFARLALRDGKPRYLADAPRFIGYIRQTCGRYRELAPLSRLIDELEGTQAAMGYAFGRM; this is encoded by the coding sequence CTGCGCAGCGCCCTCCCCTGCCCCGGCCTCTGCAGCCGCCGGCGCACCCGCCCCGTCCATTGGGACGACCCGGCACGCGCCCAGGCCTTCGCGCAGTGGCTGGCACCCTTGGCCGCCGCCCACGGCCTGCTGCCGGACAGCCTGCGCCCGGCCTCCAGCGACGCCAGCTTCCGGCGCTACCTGCGCGTCGATGCCCAGGGCGGCAGCTTCATCGCCATGGACGCGCCGCCGCAGCTCGAAGACTGCCGCCCCTTCGTCCACGTGCAGGCGCTGATGCAGTCCGCCGGCCTGCGGGTGCCGCAGATCCTGGCCTGGGATCAGGCGCAGGGCTTCATGCTGCTCACCGACGTGGGCCGCCAGACGGTCATCGAGCGCCTGGACGAGCGCGACCCGCAGGCCGCGCACGCCTGGTACCTGCAGGCCGTGGATGTGCTGCTGGACTGGCAGCGCGCCAGCCGGGACGGCGCGCTGCCGCCCTGCGACGAGGCGCTGCTGCGCCGCGAGTTGCAACTGTTTCCCGACTGGTACATGACGCGCCACCGGAGCGCTGCGCCCAGCGACGCCCAGCAGGCCGTGCTGGCGCGCAGCTTCGATGCCATCGTGCGCGACAACCTGGCCGCGCCGCGCGTCTTCGTACACCGCGACTTCATGATGCGCAACCTGATGGTCGGCGCGGACGGGCGCCTGGCGGTGCTGGACTTCCAGGATGCCGTCCTTGGCCCCATCACCTATGACATCGCCAGCCTGCTGCGCGATGCATTCATCAGCTGGGATGAGGAATTCGTCATCGACATCACCGTGCGCTACTGGGACAAGGCGCGCCGCGCCGGCCTGCTGGGCGCGGCCAGCAGCAGCGGCTTCGGCGCTGACTTCGGCGAGTTCTACCGCGCCGTGGACTGGATGGCGCTGCAGCGCCACCTGAAAGTCGCCGGCATCTTCGCGCGCCTGGCCCTGCGCGACGGCAAGCCGCGCTACCTGGCGGATGCACCGCGCTTCATCGGCTACATCCGCCAGACCTGCGGGCGCTACCGCGAACTGGCGCCGCTCTCGCGCCTGATCGACGAGCTGGAGGGCACGCAGGCCGCCATGGGCTACGCCTTTGGCCGCATGTGA
- a CDS encoding LPS-assembly protein LptD — MLRRRPRLPPPARRPTVRPPPVPPSQRPPSPHCLPRRRPLARLAALLLCGAPLAVLAQAQPQSPPGPPPLRASPALQEALGPTPHVRQPVFVRGDQLSGQPDIEATIEGHAELRREGTVIHADTMHYDVPADRARASGNVRINRAGNRYEGALLDMQVDAFHGFFSDARYRFLATGAHGEAARVDFLDREHSVVHEATYTTCQRSDEASWQPDWVLRARRIELDQAEDVGYAEAGVLEFKGVPILPVPAISFPLSDKRKSGLLPPTFGLDSVSGFEYAQPYYWNIAPNRDATLTPMLLTRRGVSLAGELRYLEPAYSGELAAQFMPSDSLRNRDRWAWRGQHSQLLATPLGGMALGLNIRRVSDDDYWRDFTQRGSIVGGGGSAARQLAERLLPGEAGLNWAQGAQSASLRVLKWQTLQDPLAPITPPYDRLPQLHWRYAPAQLPLGLDASVDADYTHFSADRRWYAQPDARRGYALAQVSRPFLAPAGFITPRLQLHATSYQFDDPLPGAQHSASRTLPTFSLDSGLVFERDASFFGRSFLQTLEPRAFYTYTPYRDQSRLPVYDTAAMDFNFATVYTENAFGGNDRIADNNLLTLGATTRLLDPDTGAEAARFGIAQRLRFSDQRVTMPGATPVSERLSDVLLGAGINWTPEWGLDTTVQYNPKNGEFMRSTVAARYSPGAYRTVSAAYRMQKVTDLITVPDKQLDIGWQWPLNRLWGDERTSPVQGAGRWYSVGRLNYSLQDRKLVDTIVGLEYESCCWIGRVVLERLQRSIDSSSTRVMLQLEFLGFSRLSLGANPLAALREHVPRYQSLRDNAPVPSRFSQYD, encoded by the coding sequence ATGCTGCGCCGCCGACCCCGCCTTCCGCCGCCTGCCCGGCGCCCGACCGTTCGCCCGCCACCCGTGCCACCTTCCCAACGCCCCCCGTCCCCGCACTGCCTGCCGCGTCGCCGCCCCCTGGCCCGGCTGGCGGCCCTGTTGCTGTGCGGCGCGCCGCTGGCCGTGCTGGCGCAGGCGCAGCCGCAGTCGCCGCCCGGGCCGCCGCCGCTGCGTGCCAGCCCCGCGCTGCAGGAGGCGCTGGGGCCGACCCCGCACGTCCGGCAGCCGGTCTTCGTGCGCGGCGATCAGCTCTCGGGCCAGCCCGACATCGAGGCCACCATCGAGGGCCACGCCGAACTGCGCCGCGAGGGCACTGTGATCCACGCCGACACCATGCACTACGACGTGCCGGCCGACCGCGCCCGCGCCAGCGGCAACGTCCGCATCAACCGCGCCGGCAACCGCTACGAGGGCGCCCTGCTGGACATGCAGGTGGATGCCTTCCACGGCTTCTTCAGCGACGCGCGCTACCGCTTCCTGGCCACCGGCGCGCACGGCGAGGCGGCGCGCGTGGACTTCCTCGACCGCGAGCACTCCGTGGTACATGAGGCCACCTACACCACCTGCCAGCGCAGCGACGAAGCGTCCTGGCAGCCCGACTGGGTGCTGCGCGCACGCCGCATCGAACTCGATCAGGCCGAGGACGTGGGCTACGCCGAAGCCGGTGTGCTGGAATTCAAGGGCGTGCCCATCCTGCCGGTGCCGGCCATCAGCTTTCCGCTGTCGGACAAGCGCAAGTCCGGCCTGCTGCCGCCCACCTTCGGCCTGGACAGCGTGAGCGGTTTCGAATACGCCCAGCCCTACTACTGGAACATCGCGCCCAACCGCGACGCCACCCTCACGCCCATGCTGCTGACGCGCCGGGGCGTGTCGCTGGCCGGCGAGCTGCGCTACCTGGAGCCGGCCTACAGCGGCGAGCTGGCGGCGCAGTTCATGCCCAGCGACAGCCTGCGCAACCGCGACCGCTGGGCCTGGCGCGGCCAGCACAGCCAGTTGCTGGCCACGCCGCTGGGCGGCATGGCGCTTGGCCTGAACATCCGCCGCGTGAGCGATGACGACTACTGGCGCGACTTCACCCAGCGCGGCAGCATCGTCGGCGGTGGCGGCAGCGCCGCGCGCCAGCTGGCCGAACGCCTGCTGCCCGGCGAGGCCGGCCTGAACTGGGCGCAGGGCGCGCAAAGCGCCTCGCTGCGCGTGCTCAAGTGGCAGACCCTGCAAGACCCGCTGGCGCCCATCACCCCGCCCTACGACCGCCTGCCGCAACTGCACTGGCGCTACGCCCCGGCGCAGCTGCCGCTGGGACTGGATGCCAGCGTGGATGCCGACTACACGCATTTTTCTGCCGACCGGCGCTGGTACGCCCAGCCCGACGCGCGGCGCGGCTATGCGCTGGCGCAGGTCAGCCGGCCCTTCCTGGCGCCAGCGGGTTTCATCACGCCGCGCCTGCAGCTGCACGCCACCAGCTATCAGTTCGACGATCCGCTGCCGGGCGCGCAGCACTCGGCCAGCCGCACCCTGCCCACCTTCAGCCTGGACAGCGGCCTGGTCTTCGAGCGCGACGCCAGCTTCTTTGGCCGCAGCTTCCTGCAGACCCTGGAGCCGCGCGCCTTCTACACCTACACGCCGTACCGCGACCAGAGCCGGCTGCCGGTCTATGACACGGCGGCCATGGACTTCAACTTCGCCACCGTCTATACGGAAAACGCCTTCGGCGGCAACGACCGCATCGCCGACAACAACCTGCTGACCCTGGGCGCCACCACGCGGTTGCTCGACCCGGATACCGGCGCCGAGGCGGCGCGCTTCGGTATTGCCCAGCGCCTGCGCTTTTCCGACCAGCGCGTGACCATGCCCGGCGCCACGCCCGTGAGCGAGCGTCTGTCGGACGTGCTGCTGGGCGCGGGCATCAACTGGACGCCCGAGTGGGGCCTGGACACCACCGTGCAATACAACCCCAAGAATGGCGAATTCATGCGCAGCACCGTGGCTGCGCGTTACTCGCCCGGGGCCTACCGCACGGTGAGCGCGGCCTACCGGATGCAGAAGGTGACCGACCTGATCACCGTGCCCGACAAGCAGCTCGACATCGGCTGGCAGTGGCCCCTGAACCGCCTGTGGGGCGATGAGCGCACCAGCCCGGTGCAAGGCGCGGGACGCTGGTACAGCGTGGGCCGGCTGAACTACAGCCTGCAGGATCGCAAGCTGGTGGACACCATCGTTGGCCTGGAGTACGAGAGCTGCTGCTGGATTGGCCGCGTGGTGCTGGAACGCCTGCAGCGCAGCATCGACAGCTCCAGCACGCGCGTCATGCTGCAGCTGGAATTCCTGGGCTTTTCGCGCCTGTCGCTGGGCGCCAACCCGCTGGCGGCGCTGCGCGAGCACGTGCCGCGCTACCAGAGCCTGCGCGACAACGCCCCCGTGCCCAGCCGCTTCAGCCAGTACGATTGA
- a CDS encoding peptidylprolyl isomerase — protein MTLRASILGLAGLTVLTASLGLPPALAQGLRAPAGSAAPRQPAIATTLPPAGGSGAGAALAPRAADYIVAVVNSEPITNNEVRQRAARLLQQLAGQETPPREALAREALERLILERVQVQLAQEGGIKVDDWAIDQAEQSVARQNEVSVAEMYRRLHSDGVSRERFREELRTQLLALRVRERDVESRVRVSDLDIDRFLREQQQGAGAGQLELNLGHIFIRVAEDATPVQAAEREKRAQQVLAQLQDGGDFAQLAREFSDAPEGERGGEFGLRPVDRYPDLFVSSTRGAPVGGLVGPVRSPAGYHILKVVERTRAGAIAPTAIENHARHILLRVQPGTSERQAAEQLEELRARVAKGQADFAQLAREHSQDGSAKDGGDLGWALPGRYVPEFEQALDALAPGEISHAVVSRFGVHLIQLLERREVKLSQRQQRDMVRDVVREKKLDEAFADWLRDARARAYVEYREPPQL, from the coding sequence ATGACTCTCCGCGCATCCATCCTGGGCCTGGCCGGCCTGACCGTGCTGACCGCATCGCTGGGCCTGCCGCCCGCGCTGGCGCAGGGCCTGCGCGCGCCCGCCGGCAGCGCCGCGCCGCGCCAGCCTGCCATCGCCACCACGCTGCCGCCTGCCGGCGGCTCGGGCGCGGGCGCTGCCCTGGCGCCGCGCGCTGCCGACTACATCGTGGCCGTGGTCAATTCCGAGCCCATCACCAACAACGAGGTGCGCCAGCGCGCCGCGCGGCTGCTGCAGCAGCTCGCCGGCCAGGAGACGCCGCCGCGCGAAGCCCTGGCGCGCGAGGCGCTGGAGCGCCTGATCCTGGAGCGCGTGCAGGTGCAGCTGGCGCAGGAAGGCGGCATCAAGGTGGACGATTGGGCCATCGATCAGGCCGAGCAGTCGGTGGCGCGGCAAAACGAGGTCAGCGTGGCCGAGATGTACCGCCGCCTGCACTCCGACGGCGTGAGCCGCGAGCGCTTCCGCGAGGAATTGCGCACCCAGCTGCTGGCCCTGCGCGTGCGCGAGCGCGATGTCGAGTCGCGCGTGCGCGTGTCCGACCTGGACATCGACCGCTTCCTGCGCGAGCAGCAGCAGGGCGCCGGCGCCGGTCAGCTGGAGCTGAACCTGGGCCACATCTTCATCCGCGTGGCCGAGGACGCCACGCCGGTGCAGGCCGCCGAGCGCGAAAAGCGCGCCCAGCAAGTGCTGGCGCAGCTACAGGACGGGGGCGACTTTGCCCAGCTGGCGCGTGAGTTCTCCGACGCGCCCGAGGGCGAGCGCGGCGGCGAGTTCGGCCTGCGCCCGGTGGATCGCTACCCCGACCTGTTCGTCAGCTCGACCCGGGGCGCGCCGGTGGGCGGCCTGGTCGGGCCGGTGCGCTCGCCCGCCGGCTACCACATCCTGAAAGTGGTCGAGCGTACACGCGCCGGCGCCATCGCGCCCACGGCCATCGAGAACCACGCGCGCCACATCCTGCTGCGCGTGCAGCCCGGCACCAGCGAGCGCCAGGCGGCCGAGCAGCTCGAAGAGCTGCGCGCGCGCGTGGCCAAGGGCCAGGCCGACTTCGCCCAGCTGGCGCGCGAGCATTCGCAGGACGGCAGCGCCAAGGACGGCGGCGACCTGGGCTGGGCGCTGCCTGGGCGCTACGTGCCCGAGTTCGAGCAGGCCCTGGACGCGCTGGCGCCGGGCGAGATCAGCCACGCCGTGGTCTCGCGCTTCGGCGTCCATCTGATCCAGCTGCTGGAGCGGCGCGAGGTCAAGCTCAGCCAGCGCCAGCAGCGCGACATGGTGCGCGACGTGGTGCGCGAGAAAAAGCTCGACGAGGCCTTTGCCGACTGGCTGCGCGACGCACGCGCGCGCGCCTACGTCGAATACCGCGAGCCGCCGCAGCTGTGA
- the rsmA gene encoding 16S rRNA (adenine(1518)-N(6)/adenine(1519)-N(6))-dimethyltransferase RsmA — translation MKPAPAKKPAPGGRQPHVARKRFGQHFLSDAGIIDAIVRAIAPRPGQPMVEIGPGLAALTQPLVERLGRLTVIELDRDLAARLRQHPQLDVIESDVLKVDFAQVGQALGATKIRVVGNLPYNISTPILFHLLEHVPVIEDQHFMLQKEVIDRMVAPPGTPAYGRLSVMLQWRYDMEDVLFVPPQAFEPPPRVDSAVVRMVPLAQPPQVDVALLSELVQVAFSQRRKLLRHALGGWLAARGWSADFDLQRRAEEVPVAEYVALAQALAQKQ, via the coding sequence GTGAAGCCGGCCCCCGCGAAAAAGCCCGCGCCCGGCGGACGCCAGCCGCACGTGGCGCGCAAGCGCTTCGGCCAGCACTTCCTGTCCGATGCCGGCATCATCGACGCCATCGTGCGTGCCATCGCACCGCGCCCGGGCCAGCCCATGGTGGAGATCGGCCCTGGCCTGGCGGCGCTGACCCAGCCGCTGGTCGAGCGCCTGGGGCGGCTCACGGTCATCGAGCTCGATCGCGACCTGGCCGCGCGGCTGCGCCAGCACCCGCAGCTCGACGTCATCGAGTCCGATGTGCTGAAAGTGGATTTTGCCCAGGTGGGGCAAGCGCTGGGTGCTACGAAAATCAGAGTCGTCGGCAATCTGCCCTACAACATCTCCACGCCCATCCTGTTCCATCTGCTGGAGCACGTCCCGGTCATCGAAGACCAGCACTTCATGCTGCAAAAGGAGGTCATAGACCGCATGGTGGCGCCGCCCGGCACGCCGGCCTATGGCCGGCTGTCGGTCATGCTGCAGTGGCGCTACGACATGGAGGACGTGCTGTTCGTGCCGCCACAGGCCTTCGAGCCGCCGCCGCGCGTGGACAGCGCCGTGGTGCGCATGGTGCCGCTGGCGCAGCCGCCGCAGGTGGACGTGGCGCTGCTGTCCGAACTGGTGCAGGTGGCCTTCAGCCAGCGGCGCAAGCTACTGCGCCATGCCCTGGGCGGCTGGCTGGCGGCGCGCGGCTGGAGCGCAGACTTCGACCTGCAGCGCCGCGCCGAGGAAGTGCCCGTGGCCGAGTACGTCGCCCTGGCCCAGGCATTGGCTCAAAAACAATAG
- a CDS encoding barstar family protein codes for MQTPPRKDQDSLLRGVRPNIVQSIRAFNAHELQVSARNLGHHFLYANLAHAQTRQDILELIALQFTFPAHFGKNFDALYDCLTDPLHKCGPQPGFVVVLEQIPVTPKFDKEVREQLLDVFREAAEYWADRKIAFRCFYSFL; via the coding sequence ATGCAAACGCCACCTCGCAAGGATCAGGACAGCCTGCTGCGTGGCGTGCGCCCCAATATCGTGCAGTCGATCCGCGCCTTCAACGCGCACGAACTGCAGGTCAGCGCACGCAACCTCGGCCACCACTTCCTGTACGCCAACCTGGCGCACGCCCAGACCCGCCAGGACATCCTGGAGCTGATCGCCCTGCAGTTCACCTTCCCGGCGCACTTCGGCAAGAACTTCGATGCGCTGTACGACTGCCTGACCGATCCGCTGCACAAGTGCGGCCCGCAGCCGGGCTTCGTGGTGGTGCTGGAGCAAATCCCGGTGACGCCGAAGTTCGACAAGGAAGTGCGTGAGCAGCTGCTGGACGTGTTCCGCGAGGCCGCCGAATACTGGGCCGACCGCAAGATCGCCTTCCGCTGCTTCTATTCTTTTCTGTAG
- a CDS encoding ribonuclease, with product MRCCRGHADAGCSVGAHCGAAACFASLRRCSPIALAELPLQGRRTYALIHAGGPFPFDKDGTVFGNRERLLPQQRRGYWREYTVRTPGVRHRGARRIVCGGALPSTPEVCYYSADHYASFRVITP from the coding sequence GTGCGCTGCTGCCGCGGCCATGCTGACGCCGGGTGCAGCGTCGGCGCGCACTGCGGCGCCGCTGCCTGCTTCGCCAGCCTCCGCCGCTGCTCCCCCATCGCCCTGGCCGAGCTGCCCCTACAGGGCCGGCGCACCTATGCGCTGATCCACGCCGGCGGGCCGTTCCCGTTCGACAAGGACGGCACGGTGTTCGGCAACCGCGAGCGCCTGCTGCCCCAGCAGCGGCGCGGCTACTGGCGCGAGTACACCGTGCGCACGCCCGGCGTGCGCCATCGCGGGGCGCGGCGCATCGTATGCGGCGGCGCCCTGCCCAGCACGCCCGAGGTCTGCTACTACAGCGCCGACCATTACGCGAGCTTTCGGGTCATCACGCCATGA
- a CDS encoding NADP-dependent malic enzyme, giving the protein MPDQTATTADKRALLRRAALEYHEFPQPGKIAIAATKQMSNQHDLALAYSPGVAAPCEEIVKDPAAAFRYTARGNLVGVVTNGTAVLGLGDIGPLAGKPVMEGKGVLFKKFSGIDVFDIEIDEKDPDKLIEIIAALEPTFGGINLEDIKAPDCFYIERRLRERMKIPVFHDDQHGTAIVVGAAILNGLKVAGKDIGEVKLVASGAGAAALACLNLLVKLGLPRSNIWVTDIAGVVYQGRPELMDEDKTQFAQDTELRALSQVIEDADIFLGLSAGGVLKKDMVAKMAANPLIFALANPNPEIAPEDVQEVRSDAIIATGRTDYPNQVNNVLCFPYIFRGALDCGATTITTQMEIAAVHAIAELAQAEQSEVVAAAYAGEPLAFGREYLIPKPFDPRLMMKIAPAVAQAAHESGVAQRPIADMDAYRDHLQTFVYASGNIMKPIFMAAKQAGAKRVAFSEGEEERILRAAQIVVDERIARPTLIGRPAIIAQRIEKFGLRLKEGVDYDVVNVENDHRYRDFWQTYHRLTERKGITIPIAKIELRRRLTLIGSMLLHKGEVDGLIVGTWGTTAHHLQYIDQVIGKRAGAKTYAAMNALLLPGRQVFIVDTHVNYDPTPEQLAEITVMAAEEIMRFGIRPKAALLSHSNFGSSNHDSAVKMRQTLALLREQAPWLEVDGEMHGDVALDEKERLELMPHGTLAGSANLLVMPNIDAANISYNLLKTAAGGGIAIGPMLLGVGAPVQVLTPSATVRRIVNMTALTVADANTVR; this is encoded by the coding sequence ATGCCCGACCAAACGGCCACGACCGCCGACAAACGCGCCCTGCTGCGCCGCGCAGCCCTCGAATACCACGAGTTTCCCCAGCCCGGCAAGATCGCCATCGCCGCCACCAAGCAGATGAGCAACCAGCACGACCTGGCGCTGGCCTACTCGCCCGGCGTGGCCGCGCCCTGCGAGGAGATCGTCAAGGATCCGGCGGCGGCGTTTCGCTACACCGCGCGCGGCAACCTGGTCGGCGTAGTCACCAACGGCACGGCCGTGCTCGGCCTGGGCGACATCGGCCCGCTGGCCGGCAAGCCGGTCATGGAAGGCAAGGGGGTGCTGTTCAAGAAGTTCTCGGGCATCGACGTCTTCGACATCGAGATCGACGAAAAAGACCCGGACAAGCTGATCGAGATCATCGCCGCGCTGGAGCCGACCTTCGGCGGCATCAACCTGGAAGACATCAAGGCGCCGGACTGCTTCTACATCGAGCGCCGCTTGCGCGAGCGCATGAAGATCCCGGTCTTCCACGACGATCAGCACGGCACGGCCATCGTGGTCGGCGCGGCCATCCTGAACGGCCTGAAAGTCGCCGGCAAGGACATCGGCGAGGTCAAGCTGGTGGCCTCGGGCGCCGGCGCCGCCGCCCTGGCCTGCCTGAACCTGCTGGTCAAGCTGGGCCTGCCGCGCAGCAACATCTGGGTGACCGACATCGCCGGCGTGGTCTATCAGGGCCGGCCCGAGCTGATGGACGAGGACAAGACACAGTTCGCCCAGGACACTGAGCTGCGCGCGCTGTCGCAGGTCATCGAGGATGCCGACATCTTCCTGGGCCTGTCTGCCGGCGGCGTGCTGAAAAAGGACATGGTGGCCAAGATGGCCGCCAACCCGCTGATCTTCGCCCTGGCCAATCCCAACCCCGAGATCGCCCCCGAGGACGTGCAGGAAGTGCGCAGCGACGCCATCATCGCCACCGGCCGCACCGACTACCCCAACCAGGTCAACAACGTCCTGTGCTTTCCCTACATCTTCCGCGGCGCGCTGGACTGCGGCGCGACCACCATCACCACGCAGATGGAGATCGCCGCCGTCCATGCCATCGCCGAACTCGCCCAGGCCGAGCAAAGCGAGGTGGTGGCTGCGGCCTATGCCGGCGAGCCGCTGGCGTTCGGGCGTGAATACCTGATTCCCAAGCCGTTCGACCCGCGCCTGATGATGAAGATCGCGCCGGCGGTGGCGCAGGCGGCGCACGAGTCGGGCGTGGCCCAGCGCCCGATCGCCGACATGGACGCTTACCGCGACCACCTGCAGACCTTCGTCTATGCGTCGGGCAACATCATGAAGCCCATCTTCATGGCGGCTAAGCAGGCCGGGGCCAAGCGCGTGGCGTTCTCCGAAGGCGAGGAGGAGCGCATCTTGCGCGCCGCGCAGATCGTGGTGGACGAGCGCATCGCCCGGCCCACGCTGATCGGGCGGCCGGCCATCATCGCCCAGCGCATCGAGAAATTCGGCCTGCGCCTCAAGGAGGGCGTGGACTATGACGTGGTCAACGTGGAAAACGACCACCGCTACCGCGACTTCTGGCAGACCTACCACCGCCTGACCGAGAGGAAGGGCATCACCATCCCGATCGCCAAGATCGAGCTGCGCCGTCGCCTGACGCTGATCGGCTCCATGCTGCTGCACAAGGGCGAGGTGGACGGCCTGATCGTCGGCACCTGGGGCACGACGGCGCACCACCTGCAGTACATCGACCAAGTCATCGGCAAGCGCGCTGGCGCCAAGACCTACGCCGCCATGAACGCGCTGCTGCTGCCGGGCCGCCAGGTCTTCATCGTGGACACGCACGTCAACTACGACCCCACGCCCGAGCAGCTGGCCGAAATCACCGTCATGGCCGCCGAGGAGATCATGCGCTTTGGCATCCGTCCCAAGGCGGCCCTGCTGAGCCACTCCAACTTCGGCTCCAGCAACCACGACAGCGCCGTCAAGATGCGCCAGACGCTCGCGCTCTTGCGCGAGCAGGCGCCCTGGCTGGAGGTGGACGGCGAGATGCACGGCGACGTGGCGCTCGACGAGAAGGAGCGCCTGGAGCTGATGCCGCACGGCACGCTGGCGGGCAGCGCCAACTTGCTGGTCATGCCCAACATCGACGCGGCCAACATCTCCTACAACCTGCTCAAGACCGCTGCCGGCGGCGGCATCGCCATCGGCCCCATGCTGCTGGGCGTGGGCGCGCCGGTGCAGGTGCTGACCCCCAGCGCCACCGTGCGGCGCATCGTCAACATGACGGCGCTCACCGTGGCCGACGCCAACACCGTGCGCTGA